In one Haloplanus salinus genomic region, the following are encoded:
- a CDS encoding ABC transporter substrate-binding protein, which produces MASDSTADEETKWEMQRRRVLAGAAAAGATALAGCSGGGGDGGDGGGDGDGGGGGDGGDGGGGGGGGTTVNLLTTYTSPASKRSYNTATERFKQDNPDVTISMGYTNWENIYSRLVQAANTGSWPEMAFFIDNELSLILNDQGFTDDPQKVMDPVTEVAGDVADDVPETHYQAKDGSFYCVQTNNQTPVSWYRTDVMEDVDMGSKPASWNEELQYVKQAHEADNGLYGTSLSTARNTYMSDMFLVRLRNAGGNALDPEKNVAFDSQVTRDVLEHYNELVQYAAPGVESFSYGEAYTNYATDNVAHCLYWGRTTINVVEQTPDIVEYVVNGHPAKPSNDQADPDMNTSVMSGDGGQLIKDATNKDTAIDWFQTYLEPDIFVDEYMTGTPGNTTPIYTEHEEPWNDMDFWSEVEHGESIRDLMVESARTSHPKCRAGPEFPAFPEMAEIVRTPVMSGPASQYYAGDISVDEATTQMTERAEQAVANYGGS; this is translated from the coding sequence ATGGCAAGTGATAGCACTGCCGACGAGGAGACGAAGTGGGAGATGCAACGCCGACGCGTACTCGCCGGCGCCGCTGCTGCCGGGGCGACGGCGCTCGCCGGGTGTAGCGGCGGCGGTGGCGACGGTGGCGACGGCGGCGGTGACGGGGACGGTGGCGGTGGCGGTGATGGCGGTGATGGCGGCGGTGGCGGCGGTGGCGGCACCACGGTGAACCTGCTCACCACCTACACGTCGCCGGCGTCGAAGCGTTCGTACAACACGGCGACCGAGCGGTTCAAACAGGACAACCCCGACGTGACTATCTCGATGGGCTACACCAACTGGGAGAACATCTACTCCCGGCTGGTGCAGGCGGCCAACACCGGAAGCTGGCCGGAGATGGCCTTCTTCATCGACAACGAACTCTCGTTGATCCTGAACGACCAGGGGTTCACCGACGACCCGCAGAAGGTGATGGACCCGGTCACCGAAGTCGCGGGCGACGTCGCCGACGACGTTCCCGAGACTCACTATCAGGCCAAGGACGGCTCGTTCTACTGTGTCCAGACGAACAACCAGACGCCGGTGTCGTGGTACCGGACGGACGTGATGGAAGACGTCGACATGGGCTCCAAGCCGGCCAGCTGGAACGAGGAACTGCAGTACGTCAAGCAGGCCCACGAGGCCGACAACGGCCTCTACGGCACCTCGCTCTCCACGGCGCGAAACACCTACATGTCCGACATGTTTCTGGTGCGCCTGCGCAACGCCGGCGGGAACGCCCTCGACCCCGAGAAGAACGTCGCGTTCGACTCGCAGGTCACGCGGGACGTCCTCGAACATTACAACGAACTCGTCCAATACGCGGCACCGGGCGTCGAATCCTTCAGCTACGGTGAAGCGTACACCAACTACGCCACCGACAACGTCGCGCACTGTCTGTACTGGGGTCGGACGACGATCAACGTCGTCGAGCAGACGCCGGACATCGTCGAGTACGTCGTGAACGGCCACCCGGCGAAACCGAGCAACGACCAGGCCGACCCCGACATGAACACGAGCGTCATGTCCGGGGACGGCGGCCAACTGATCAAGGACGCGACGAACAAGGACACCGCTATCGACTGGTTCCAGACGTACCTCGAACCGGACATCTTCGTCGACGAGTACATGACGGGGACGCCCGGCAACACGACGCCCATCTACACGGAACACGAGGAGCCGTGGAACGACATGGATTTCTGGAGCGAAGTCGAACACGGCGAGAGCATCCGCGATCTGATGGTCGAATCCGCGCGGACCTCGCACCCCAAGTGCCGTGCCGGCCCCGAGTTCCCCGCCTTCCCGGAGATGGCCGAAATCGTCCGCACGCCCGTCATGAGCGGTCCGGCCTCCCAGTACTACGCCGGCGACATCTCCGTCGACGAAGCCACGACGCAGATGACCGAACGCGCCGAACAGGCCGTCGCCAACTACGGCGGCAGCTAA